The sequence TTTTAAAAGTAAAATAAACATACAATCATAGGCTAATCCGCTAGAATATTTATGCCCCATTGCAACAAATGTGCGATTAGCTGATTGGATCAGTGGTAGTTGCTGAGTCTTCGCCCTCTTTTAATGCTCGGGCATCTCTGTAATTAAAAACTCCTAAAATGCAAACTTGCCAAGAGACGCGAGCTATCGAGTCAAGATTGCTCTTATGACTTATCACCGTTTTTTCTTTAAAAGATCGATCTTATCACCTGGTTAACCTCCTTTGTGTCCCACCTCCTCGTCCCCAATCCTCGTCTCCTCCCCGCCTCCTGCTGCTCGTCCGTGCCTTCGCATCGGCTGGCTTGAAGCACACACTACTCCCGACGATGGACGAGGTACGTCCGTCGAAGCTGCCTCTAAGTATCTCCCAGTCCGCCAATCAATTCATTTGCTTAAGGCCTAGTGCGCGTCTCTGGCTCTGTAGAAGTCCTGATGTTCCCCGCCGTCCGGACCGGCGCCCACCAAGTACGTACTTTGTTTTAGAGGGAAGGCATCCTTTTTGGGCGCCAGCTCGTAGTTCGTCCTACTTTCTTTCGTGCACCCAGCATACAAGGTTGCTATGCTTTCTGGTGGTTTTGGTTTTTTCTCGAGTAAATTGCCAAAAAAACCATCATAATTGTGCAAAAGTCATTAAACAACCACCAAAATGCATGTTTTCATGCCGGAAGAGTGATTCTTCCGTGTATTGTTAAGGGGTGTTTGTAACACAAACTCTATTCTCTCTTAATTAATATACGTGGCAAATCTTTTGCCCGTTTTCAAGAAAAAAAACTTCGACCCAATTGTGGTGATTTTTTGTAATTTACTCTTTGAAATTCGACATGCCGTGACGTCTGTGGTGATTGTCTGTTCGTCTAGATGCTGGCTTCATCCCTACTGCATACGGAGCCGCCATGGATGATGAACCACGCCGACGGCCTGCTGACCAGTTTTGTCACCCTGGCGCTGTGCGGCACCGGCCTCGCCGGATGGCTTGTGTTCGGGCGAACCAGGAGACTTGGGCACGTTGCGCCTGCTCCTGGCACCGGCTGTGATGAAGCAGGGCAAGGTATACAAGAGCAAGACCGCCTCATCGAACAGAATTCCGGTGCCGGGCTGGAGTCAACGGAGGATCCATATGCTTCTCCAACACTCAACGTGATCCACCCCTGGCTGCTGGAGGTCAATCTGTTACGCGGCCTCCGTCACGAAAACATCGTCGCACTGGTGCCTGCTTCCACTCCCGGCAGCGAGCTCGTCTACGAGCACGCGGAGAACGGTACCCTTCATAAGTGGCTGCACCCGCCCCTCCTGCCGGAGGCGGGCGAGTGCTGTCCCCGCCCACCGCTGACCTGGCCGACGAGGAGGGCCATCGCCATCGGCGTCGCAGGAGGGCTGTCCTACCTGCACGAGCAATGCATCGTCCACCACAACATCAACTCTAGCAACGTATTGCTTGACCGTGCCTTCAAGCCCAAGATCACGGGTTTCGGTCATGCCCAAAAGATCAACATTGCCGGATCGGACGACGGAGACGAACAACCACCGCCCACGTTTCAACCTCTTACCGGCAACTTTGGATACGCGGCTCCAGGTAGGAATGTGATCCCGTCAAGCAAGCAGCAAAGCATAACATATTCTGCTAGCATATGACTTCAGTTGCTTAACGAATTAAGTCTACTTGCTGCAGACTATGTGACAATGATAGGTGAGTTGACCGAGATGGTTGACGTGTACAGCTTGGGCGTGGTGCTACTGGAGCTAGTAACCGGGCGGGCGGCCATTGAATTTGCCATCACCGACGATGGAGGCGGAGTCCCATGTAGGAGCTGGCCACGAGTTTGGCACTTGCCTGCCTGGGCGCATGATGTGATGAACAGAGGAGGTTTCAGCAGCAATGTGGTTGACATGGCCATCCCAAATAAGGCATGGTATATGAGGGAGATGGAGGCGGTGTTCAAGCTCGCCGTGGATTGCACCATTAGGCAGGCGCACCTGAGGCCGTCCATGCAGAGGGTTCTCAAACAACTCCGATACCATGGCAGCACGTTGTCGTGGATAAAAAGCCGTCTCAGGTGCTGCCTACTGTGAGTGTcacaaaaaagggaaaaaaatgtGTTCTCCTCCCCGTTGTGTATCACATGCTTGGATCTGTGTTTTCAATGTATGAAGTGATCATGTGAGCCTTTTCTGTAACCGGCAAAAATAGGGCTGTGATATGTGTAGTTTTGCTGTAATCGGCAAAAAAAAAGTGACCAGTGTATGAAGTGATCATGGGTTTTCAGTTGTACTCCAGTTTTGTTGTAAACGTAGAAAGAAAATAAGAAATACTTGTTTGGTATACTTGGTTGTACTAAAGTtctgacaattaatatggatcgaagagagtactctctccgttcggaaatacttgtcgaataaatggataaaaatggatgtatctaagaactaaaatacgtctagatacattcatttcgctgacaagtatttctggacggagggagtatttcttttctttttgtgaaaTGGATGGATGCAAGATATGCAACGTTGACAAACGCAATTTTATCATTGTACATGATTTTTTTTTCCTAGCCACAAGGCGCAGCCCATCTGTTGGTTGGCTCGCAGCCCCTTTTTTTTCTGTCGCTCTTTTTTTCTTGTATCACGCTGAGGGAGAAGACTCTTGTGATGGTTTTTTTCCTTCGGCCTTGTGTGGGCTTGTGACATTGCCACATTGGGccagttctttttttctttttgtcctaGGCTAGCTAAGGGGTGCACGGGAGATAACAAGACGGGTTTTTTCTGCATTTCGTTTTTCTTTGTTGTTGTATTTTTTGTCCATTATTCCTATTTAACTTTCTATTTTACCATCTTTTTTCTATTTTtcacttttctattattttttgtttgggagaAAACATGTAAAGTTTTTTAAAACTGATTCTACTCAGATGAGATTTGGTCAATTTTTGAAATGTATTAGAAGATAATTTTTTATACTTTTTTGTGTTCCTTTTTTTTCTATTGTGTTTTCTTTTTATGATAATCATTATTTATATTTTTGACTCACGGAGAGGGTGATAGCTAGATTCATTCTACtccatccgtttctaaatatttgtctttttagagatttcaaatggactatcacatacggatgtatatagacattttttagagtgtagattcactcattttgtgtGATGCTTCGTAATTGCCCCACTAGCATGTTCACAATCGTCTCGCAACTGCGAGGGcccgcatgccacttgcaagtAGGCCATCGACTCACAACTGGTCTTTTGTGTTGTTGTATGTTGTTGTTTTTGTTCTTGTTgttggttgttgttgttattgttgttgtgttgGTTGTTGGGGTATTTACTCGATGCCACTTGCAGCTTGACCGTCTACTAGCAAATGGTCTACTTGCAAATAGACCATCGACTCGAAACTGGTTCATTTTTTTTGTAATTGTCCTacttgcaagtccaccatcgaatCGTAACTGTGGGTGCCCGCATGCCAGTTGCAAgtagaccatcgactcgcaactagggttgtTTTACTCGATGCCACTTGCAACTGGTTTGTTTTTTGTATGTTGTTTTTGCAATTGCCCAAGCTATAAGTCCATCATTGACTCGCAACTGTGAAGGGCCCGCATGCCAATTGCAAATAGACCCTCGAATCGCAACTAGTATGTTGTTTTTTGTAGTTGTGTAATTGCCCTAGTTCAGAGTCCACCATCGACCCGCAACTGTGGGTGcccgcatgccacttgcaagtagaccatcgactcacaactagagTTGTTTACTCGATACTACTTGCAACTCGACCATCAACCTGCAACTcggcttttttgttgttgtttgcaattgccctagttgcaagtccatcattgACTCGCAACTGTGGGGGCCCGCATGCCACTTGCAAATGGACCCTCCACTCGCAATAGGTCTGTTTTTGTTTTGTAGTTTTgtaattgccctagttgcaagtccgccattgactcgcaactgtgggtgcccgcatgccacttgcaagtAGAACATCGACTCGTAACTAGGGTCGTTTACTCGATGCCACTTGCAACTCAACCATCAACTTGCAACTctgctttttgttgttgttttgcaattgccctagttgcaagtcaaccatcgactcgcaactgtggGCGCCTGCATGTCACTTGCAAATTgatcctcgactcgcaactggtctATTTTTGGTATGTAGTTTTTgcaattgccctagttgcaagtcaaccatcgactcgcaactgtagGGGCCGGGCATGCATCCCACTTGCAAAtagacccttgactcgcaactggtctATTTTTTTCTGTAGTTTTgtaattgccctagttgcaagtctaccatcgacttgcaactggtATGTTTTTTCTAGTTTTgtaattgccctagttgcaagtccaacaTCGACTCGCAAGTGTGGGTGcccgcatgccacttgcaagtagaccatcgactcgcaactagggttgtTTACTCGATGACACTTGCAACTcgacttttttgttgttgtttgcaattgccctagttgcaagtcaaccatcgactcgcaactgtggGGGCCCGCATGCCACTTGCAAATAGACCCTCGACTCGCAATTGGTCTGTTTTTTACTTTTCTAATTGCCCTAATTGCAAGTCCACAATCGAGTCGCAATTTGTGGGTACCCGCATGCCACTCACAAGTAGACCATCGACTCGTGACTggtctgtttttttccttgttgttAGGTCTTTTTGTTGTACTTGCGACTGCTCCAACCACAACTACGGAACATATAATGTGACCGCAACCGGAGGTCAGGGGATAGTTGTCGGTGCCGATGAAATCGATTCCAAATTTTTTGTTAGGTCTTTTTATTGTAGTTGCAACCGCTCCAACCCAGAGCAATTTGCAACTCAGCACACCCTAGCGCAACTGCAGGACATATAATGCAACTGCAACTAGGGGTTGGGGGATGGGTTGTCGACGTCGATGGAATCCAAGCAactgtggggcccgcatgtcacttTCAAGCGGATCATCGGCTTGCAACTTTGGGTAGTTACTCGATGTCAGTTGCAACTCAACCCTGGACTTGCAACTAGCCAATTTTTGTGTGCTGCTTAGTAACTGCCCCAGTAGCATGTCCACAATCGTCTCGCAACTACGGGGGCCCACATGCCACTTGCAAGTagaccattgactcgcaactggtCTTTTGTGTTGTTGTaaattgttgtttttgttgtttttcttcttGTTGTTATTGGTTGTAGAGTCGTCTCGCAACTAGGGTTGTTTACTCGATGCCACTTGCAACTCGAACCGTCAACTTGCAACTcggcttttttgttgttgtttgcaattgccctagttgcaagtccatcatcgactcgcaactatggGGGCCCGCATGCCACTTGCAAATGGACCCTCCACTCGCAACTGGTAtgtttttgttttgtatttttgtaattgccctagttgcaagttcaCCATTGACTTGCAACTCggctttttgttgttgttttgcaaTTGCCCtaattgcaagtcaaccatcgactcgcaactgtggGGGCTGCATGCCAATTGAAAAtagacccttgactcgcaactggtctGTTTTTTGTATGTAGTTTTTGCAATTGCCCTAGTTGCAaatcaaccatcgactcgcaattgTGGGGCCCGCATGCCACCTGCAAATAGACCATTGACTCACAACAGGTCTGTTTTTTGTTTGTAGTTTTTgcaattgccctagttgcaagtccaccattgaccCGCAATTGTGGGGGGCATGCATCCCACTTGCAAATAGACATTCGACTCGCAACTGGTatgattttttttgtagttttgtaatTGCCGTAGTTGCAAGTCCAACATCGACTCGCAACTGTGGGTGTCTGCATGCCACTTGCAAgtagaccatcgactcgcaactagggttgtTTACTCGATACCACTTGCAAATCGACCATCGACTTGTAACTCGACTTTTTTTGTAGTTTGtttttgccctagttgcaagtccaccatcgacacaTAAATGTGGGTGCCAGCATGCCATTTGCAACTCGACCATCGACTTCAAACTCATTTTTTGTAGTTTgtaattgccctagttgcaagtccaccatcgactcgcaactgtctGTTTTTTGTTTGTACTTTTGTAATTGCCCTAATTGTAAGtccaccattgactcgcaactggtCTGTTTTTTGTCTATACTTTTgtaattgccctagttgcaagtccaccattgactcgcaaatggggggggggggcatgtcACTTCTAAATataccatcgacttgcaactaggtctTTTTGGTTTGATGCCACTTGAAAGTCGACATTCCCCCTGCAACTGGTTCATTTGTTTTTTCATGCCACATGCAAGTGGACACTCGACTTGCAacttgttttttttattttgatgCCCACAAGCATGTGGACACTCGGCTTGCAGTGTTTTTTTGTTGATTCCAGTTCAAGTCAACGGTCAACT comes from Triticum aestivum cultivar Chinese Spring chromosome 5B, IWGSC CS RefSeq v2.1, whole genome shotgun sequence and encodes:
- the LOC123115778 gene encoding probable LRR receptor-like serine/threonine-protein kinase RKF3; the encoded protein is MDEMLASSLLHTEPPWMMNHADGLLTSFVTLALCGTGLAGWLVFGRTRRLGHVAPAPGTGCDEAGQGIQEQDRLIEQNSGAGLESTEDPYASPTLNVIHPWLLEVNLLRGLRHENIVALVPASTPGSELVYEHAENGTLHKWLHPPLLPEAGECCPRPPLTWPTRRAIAIGVAGGLSYLHEQCIVHHNINSSNVLLDRAFKPKITGFGHAQKINIAGSDDGDEQPPPTFQPLTGNFGYAAPDYVTMIGELTEMVDVYSLGVVLLELVTGRAAIEFAITDDGGGVPCRSWPRVWHLPAWAHDVMNRGGFSSNVVDMAIPNKAWYMREMEAVFKLAVDCTIRQAHLRPSMQRVLKQLRYHGSTLSWIKSRLRCCLL